TTGGTCACAGATACTAAGAGgtaaagtggaaaaaaggagactgagaataatctcaaaacTTTGAGTGAGAACTACCCTGTTCAattcaacagcaaaaacaaattactgttaaaaagggaaaataaaacatttttaaaagatgctagtttgaaacacattttgattCAGATTTGATATTCAGTCCTCTCTGGTGGGATTCTTTTAGCATAGTTTTTCTTCTCGACTTTGATTAGGCCCttccaaaaagtaatttttccaAGTTTGGATGTACGCATGGATTCACTTTGAGCCATAAAATCCCTCTGCTAAACCTACATCACGATACGGCCACCACcttgtttcactgtggatatCATACACTTCTGGTGATCTTACTGATGCTTTTGGGTCAAACATGCCACGTAGCATTACATCCCAAAAGTTGAGGTTTTGGGAGATTTTAGTCAGGCGTTTAATTTTTATGGAAGAAAGGGGCACTGTCACACATGTCTCATTAGTCCACACATAGGGACATGTAGAAGTCACTCCTTTCATGCTGCTGTTGGCCTTCCTGACCAGTTAAGTTCGTCTTTGTATTAGTATTGAATAAACTGTCAGTTCTTGTGCCGTTTTTCTGAGTGGTATTTGATGAAGAGTGAATAATACCCATTAAAGCAATGATTTAGCTTCACATTGTGCCTGCTGGTTGTAACGGCTACATTGGACAACATATTTACCGGTGACTCRTGAACATAAATTATGTTCATGARTCACCGGTAAATATGKCTGAACTGAAATCAAGATATAAGGGATTTatataaatagatttatttatttttgttttaaatatctgaaaaactGGCAAAATGGTGGTaagaccttttctgttttatccacattttccactttatactgttttttttgttgtttttaagcagtttgAGGAATCAGGGGTGAAAAGTTCAACTGCTActgcacaagttactcagcagATTGTTGccaggtaaccaaagagtgagtgagttgctaagagaccaaagagtgagtgagtgagtgagtgagtgagtgagtgagtgagtgagtgagtgagtgagtgagtgagtKGATGTCACCAACAGACTGAAcggctaaagtctttcctctgcctacatctcccagaatgctgtgggattctggatcagagttcagtgaaatcaTTGAACAGTCTATCAGACATATTATCTATTGATGTTAATCACGTCTATCGCTATATACCGATTTATTACCCATCCCTACCGCACACTCATTCAGCCTTYGTAGAGCAGCAAAGAGAAATGTGACAAATATTGCAATAATAACTGACAAGGTGACATAAACCAACAGTCGCGAATCAATCAGCATCTCTAGACgccatttgttttagttttagtcacTACGTTATTTTGGTCATCTTTTACACCTCCAGGCCTCTGTCCATACCTGCCTCGACYGTCTTGTTTTTGATAAGACAGAGTCTCTGAGTCATCTGACAGACCGCCACACTTCACTGCAGCTGATGCTCACCGAGTATGCCGGTTGTTCTTTGCACGATTTGAACTCAACCGTCATGTTTTCCTACtaaattttcaaaaacttgTATCAACAGTTGCTGAAGTGCACGTttgtttcagggtttttttttcatccttccAGTCTTTATGAATACATGTTTGAATAAGTCTGGTGTTTGACTTGCAGTCTGACAGAAAATGCTGCCAGCAGAAACCATGATTTCACACAGTCACTACATTAACCACCAGAAATCGACTGTTGACCCgatagtggaaaaaaaagaaacagcggTCTCAAGTATGAAAATATAACCTTTCTATAGCTATAAATACTTGTGTTGCACATCCTTTAAGAGTTTCTGAAGAATGAATCATGTCTAGAAAGTTGAGAACGTGCAAATGTCAGTTTGAGGGTTTTTGAACTAAGTGCTGGGTTTATAAATCAACTTAGGTTTTGTGAGGGGATCTGACCACATGGTAACCTCAACAACAAACCAACACWTACAGGCTACGCTCCTTACATGAAGTGGCTGCTGACtggtttttcctgtctgatgGCTGCTGGGTAGTTTCAGTCAGTAGGATaaaggttttggttttttttatcatgaattCATTGAGCAACACTTTTTATTTGCCCYGACGTTTCTCCTAACCACACCTACCCATCTCACAGTCGCATGCCGTCAACCTCCTGTACATACTCGGGCCGGCAGTGATGTTGCAACGGCAAAAAATGTTGACGGTTGAGATTTCAGCGTCGTGTTTCCAGTCAGGAATKCAACTACAACAAAGGAATGAAAACTAGTTTCTTCATGGCATTTCTCACTCACGCACATCAACTGTATCACCAGAGTCGCTTTATTCATGCCaacaggaagagaggaagaaaaaaaaaaaaaaaacacagatgtgaTGAAACGGAGAGGAAGGATTTCATGAGGTAGATATACTTTGCTTTTGGAAAATATGATGCGGCGTTCCTACTTTCACCTAAACGTTCCACCTTTTCCAGRCTACAGAGGTCCCATAATGTTTTATAGTGAATAATAAAAGACTTTTAATATGGAACCTGGAAAAGTCAGAATCAGAGAAGAAGGAAtgaagaaaggagaaaaaaagacgaGAGGTTTGAACAGAGTTGGgacagaagagaagaagaaaagacgaGACAGAACTGAGGAAAGCAGGGAAGGTAGGAAGGAAGGaaccagagacagaaacaaGTTTTTCTCCGTCTTCATCCACCACACTGGGAGTTTTAGCATCTCAAGTTTAAAGTCCATCCAACAAATACATGTACCACTGTACAAAATTATATGTTTGTAAATCAAAAATTGTAatgtattcttaaaaaaaaattcaaaaatctgTTATCAATGTGATAGAATTTCTTGTACttcctcaaaaacaaaattattaaaaatttcAACGACAACAAATGTATTTCTCAGTTATGATTTGGTTTTGatccaaaatatcaacattccAATCAGCAAAATCACCATGAGCTACTAATttagtgcaaataaatgtattattaattaaatgaaaattattatagACACGTTTACAGCAATCAATACWTTCTTAGGATCATGTTTTCCTAATATCACACAGTCCACACACCCTGCATGCTTACAGTTTAAAACACACTGCAAGGCCTCATAAAGAACATCTTTGGTGCAAATACACACACTGCTAGTCTTCAAGAGGAAGAGCATTACAAAWAATCTATAGGTTACATTATTTACAGTCTAAGCAATCAACCTGAAGATTACgattttcataattaaaaacacactaaTGAAAGCACCACAGAAATAATTCATAACCAAGAAAAGGGATTTTATTCCTGCTTAAAGGCagataaaatcaataaaagcatCAATGATGCAAACAGCTGAGTGATGATGGGTCAGATGGGAGCAGACAGAATCTCACTTCTGAGGTGAAGAAACATCATGAAACACTAAATGTTTCCCAACATCATATTAAGACATATGTTGGCCTTATTTCTTGAGTTTTCTTCAGATTGGYAAGTACTCATCATCACTAAAGTCGCTGTCACTCTCCATCAAGGTTATGGTGGTTGATGAATTTGCCTCAGGAAACCACTGGATTTTATATTTCCTATGCAGCCAAGAACAAACAACCCACAAACATCAGTATCTGTTGTACAATCGGACCTGAAATAATACAGCAAATTTCTTCCCACTTGTTTTGGTGCATAAAACTAGTGAGTCTTCAGAATGGACCTCAAAGCAAGAGCACACATGAACACTTCCTTGTTCCTTGTCTCTTTGCTTTAAGCGCTCGATGAAGctaatttcattttatgcaTGCAAGACTCCAGGGCGAGGCTCTTCATGGTCAGCAAGCACTGTACATGCTGGATACGTAGTGGGGCATTTTATTACATAACCATTTATACGATGCACAATCAGATGCCGCTACTAAACGAAAACAGTAAAAGTTACTGGTCAGTCGGGCTCAATCGATCGCCTCCCATGCATMCTGCTCAGAAATTCATCCCAAAGCTGCCATTTCCATCAGATGGGGTCGATGTGGACCTACAGTCTGACAAGCCGCATGTCTCTATCAATAGCTGCACATAATTAACAGCSSTCGCTTTACGCAGTCAGGCAGGAGGGCATGACAGTTTGTTCAATGTGGTCTCACTTCGTTCACAAAGTCAGACAGGAAGTCAGTCAGTCAGCTGCAAACTCTGGCCTGTTCCCCTGCTTTCTCAGCATTTCCCTCCAATCAATCCTCTGGTTTTGTATTCCAAGAGAGTCATTAAAATATACATCTATAAATATCACCAGTRTGCAAGAACTCCTGGAACGAGTGCTGGACCTAAATTAAAAAGTACTAATTGAGCAATATCGGGTTCCCTCTTTTTTTTGGATCGGCTCCTTTCTTCTGTGACGACGTGTTGCACCACTAAGCAGTAGGAGTGGCCCGGAGTGTGAACTTAATCTCTTTATCCCTGGATCTCTGTGCTGCTTACTGTCCAATTCAAGAACCTTTTCAAGCATCTGCCAAAAAAGTTAATCCCCACTCTGTAAATCCCGGTCGTTTGCGCCGGCCACTCTTCTATGAAATTCTCTCTGCTACTATTATTACAGTGTTACTGGTGTTTTCTATAAACTGTCCCACCCTGCTGCTGTTTCCATTGGGTTATTCATAACCAGTATTTGCTTGGATTTTGGTCAAATGACTTAGAAAGAATATAGAATAAACCCTAGctattttttgttgcattgaacaagtttatttgtatagcacatttcagcaacagggcagttcaaagtgctttacgtcataaaaacatcGTAGACTTATCAATTATAAAccagcaataaacattacattgtgtcaaatgccatcatcaaaattaccaagttaatatgcattaaaaatattgatcaatgttccagttactcctaatcaaaggcaactctaaacaggtgggtttttgtaattgtctttatgcaattctgaaggttcaggtctgagcaTGTTTTTGCCGTTGCGCTACTCGTACAGTAACTCAGCCATAACAAGATGGATTAGCTGATTAATAAGGACGGCTTTACTTTTCAAACCAGAccatttttgtctttcctgtAAGCAACAAAACCATTCTTGYAGTCTTCTTTAAGCCAGCTGGCCAGCAGTGCACAACAAACAGTAGAGGAGGGGCAGTGCTGTGCTTCYATACAGTCCAAGATCACTCCAGTGCATAACAAGAGATTKTTTTTWGCAGTTTTGAAACCATAGTCCTTTCAAACTTTGGTGTGTCTATGTATCGGAAAGCAAACATTGccaaatagaaacagaaaattgcttcaaataaacaaactgaaacaaagtcTGTACTAAAAGTAGCACAGCAGACGGATCTCACAACAAAAAAGGTTAATACACACACATCTTAGCTTTTCACACTTCTTCCTATAACagctttttttgtattattcaaATGTTGTTCATATTTTCAGACACAagcatacaaaataaaatgaagtgacTTGATTGACTACATACTTCTCCAGCCCAAACAATGTctgttgttaatttttaaaaaacaacttacttttaaactttacctaaacttgtttaaaataatttaatttcacattctacagcagtgtttcccaaccctagTTCTCAAGTCACACTTGACTTTAATTAATGGCTCATAAAGAGGTTTGGCTGAACAGCAATCATTTGAGTCAGGTGTGTTAAAGCATCTAAAACATTCAGGGTTAGGCTGGGAAACAATGTTCTAGAAAAATGAACATGACCTTTAGGCTTAATATGGGACTATTAAGGTAAGTAACTGGCGTTTAATCTGACCATTATGAGATTAATGCcagtacttaaaataaaaacagtctttTTAAGTTGCATACATGATCTCTGTGTAAGTCATGTGCACAGACTCAGTTTCAGGTGAAACTGAATcttttgaaagtattttgaGCATACCTGGTTCAAATGAGTCTACAATTCAAAGCAGCAAATAAATTCCCATTTAAAACGGAGGACTTTCATCTGCAACTATTCACACTGACAGTGTCGGTTGCCGTTTCCTTGCTGTTATGTTTGAAAGCACTTCATTTAACCGTTAATGTTAGCATAACACTAACGCCCATCAAACCAAACATGCATGGGTAGAAAATGAACATATTACTATAAGCAAGTTAGAAATTGCAGCCACATTTGATTAGACTTAACAGCGACAAACCCACTGAGTCACCGTCGCAGAAATCACTTCCACCATCTCGTCAGGCGCCGATGAACAGGCTCCATAAGCGGGGGAGGCTTAGCTACACACCCGCATATTAACGACAACCAACCAAGTGCTCCTCCTAAACGCTGCGCTTTTACCGTTTTCTGCTCCGCTGACGGGACTAAACACGAAGCGTAGTGACATTTGCTTACCGAAAATACGTCCACGTCCGTGGCAGCCATGGTGTGGAATGTGTGTTGACGGCGTGCTGAGCAGCAGACTGAGCAGAGGCGAAAGGGAACAGCCCTCCTCTCTCCTTACTTAGCCTGCTAAACTAACTGAAGGCGAGCTGACAGGGATGGGAACAGAGGGACACAAGGCGGAGACGAACCGCGACAAGATGGTTCCCCGCTGCCGTGGTTGATCGTCGATCGCtcattttattcatctttaCCCGGGAGGCagtcttaaaataagaaaaaaaattatttaaaaaatcagataaaggtAAAATTGAACCGTTCGCAAATTGTTGAAACCATCCTCTTTGCATTTGAGTAATATTCTGGTCACAAATATTACAGCTTATTGTGTGTTACATTAGCTTTCGGGTTTACCTGTTTTTTTATACAACTTCCCCCCGCTCCTCCAAAATAAAGTATTGTTGATTTTGCATTAAAACGTTTACGAAGACCGGTGCCTAACTTAAAGAAAGGGTGTGATCTATCTTGACATGACTTACATCTTTGTTGGTGACGAACACGTTTCAATTAGTGATGGGAATTTCAGTTCCGTTCAGAGATCCGAATCATTTGGCTTAGCTCCTGAAAAATAGACGACTTCAGTTCCCAAACCAATTTTTTGTGTGGTATATATTatacagattaattacacacagctgagtatttttaaagtcttctattaattatgattttccacttacagctgaggaaataatttaaaattagaatattacatctgACTAATAAAAAacgatttttaaaaacaaatgtaggcTAAATGAAAAGTatctgcttaaaggttgttaaTTTCATAATGTACTATTAATCTCACTTACAATGAGACTTGTATGTATagtctaatttattgaaatgactgtatatttaattattgtaatttgtGTGGAAGCCATCTTTGGTAAACCAATGGCAACAAGTCAACCTGTGTTTGTTGACATGTTGAATGCCAGAGAGAATAGACTACTATGAGTTTCTACAACAAATATTACTTTGAACCAGGATTGGACTTTTGAATGGTctaagccaaaaaaataaatccatacCTTATAAGGCACTCTGTGAGTTCTGTACTATTTAATAATCTGTAAGAGATATTTTAAATCCATTAAATGTCAAAGCTAAGGTTTGGTAGAAACATTGCTTAATCTCATGTTTTGTCTTGTAAATTCTGTGCTGGTAAAGATTTACACACCTTTTGCAGAAAACTTGGAACTGAAAGAGAAACTGACTGCATGACCTTCGATGTGATTAYTTGAGCTAATGAGTGTCTGACCTCCTGGAGACGGAGTATTARCTTTCATTCATGGCTGAGCATAATTATGAAATGTAATGTGTGTttattgaatgaatgaaaaaacatttcaRGGTATGTTAGTagatttataataatttttagagacaagttttgtaaattgttccTTTTTTGGAAGACAAGGACTAAAACYGTTGAAGTTGATGGACATCGCCCAACTGTAATTTGCAAGTGTAAAAGAAATATAGGTCACCAAAACTGTCTACTTAAATCTGGCGCTCTGAActatataatataaaaacattaataaaaaatactttgcacCWGCTWTAGCTTAAACTAGTTTCCATCTGTAGTCTCTGTGCAAATTAAAATAGACATTTCCACAAAGTGaatttgaaagtaaaattgagtggaaggaaatgtTTGGCAGACAACAGTGCAAAAGATAAAGAGACAACCACAGAGAACTGTGAGGGGGAAGGGGGGAGCATAGCAACAATAAAGTTGAATTGCACAGTTTCTGTGCGGGCTTTTTTGGTTCAGCCAACATAGCTATGTgagaattttattattattgacctggaatatttaaattttcagtAAAACTAAATGAACAACTTAAGTTTGTGTTGAAAAGAACACGAGTTCTTTTTCATTTCGTTAAATGAATCAGCACAAAGAATCGACTCGGGTACGGGCGGCACAGCABYGGTTTCAATATGGCCTCTTCTTATCAGACCCTCCCTTTCAGTTCAGGAATGTCATTATAGTGCAAGCCAGGGCAGGAGCTGATATATGATATGGCAGCACAAATATGTGAggttaacaaaatgttttgagcGACTTTATGTGCAATAATTCTTTCTAAAAATGCATTGTTACGTTTAAATGAACAAATCCGTTCAAAGACTGAAYTTACAACTtgttacagccaatcagtggatAATTAAGCCGTCATGTGACATATTGTAGGCTGATTTTCACACAWGGGGGGAAAAGACTTCAATCTATGCGGAAAAGTTTCATcgattcttttcttttttttatgtaggaGGAATTGCACTTTTTACAATTATTCGCATGAAATTAGTTAATGTTTTAGGTTTCTCATGAAGCATTAAACGTCTTACCGGTCcactttcttttgaaaacacCTGGGTATGTTATTCAAATCATTTCCACGTCCACACCTTGCCCGAGTCAAAACTAGAGAAACTCCCCCAGGTAGAGAGGGAGGAGAACAGAGCAGCCAGGTGTCTGAGCGGCGCGGCTGTGGAACTCacgtttcttctttttgttctggCTTTAACAGTTTCATTCATGGATTTAACAAAGGAATCCATCATTTCTTTGCTAGAGGCTGAGGGGGGGAAAGTGAAGAAATCTGACCTGGAGGCACTCTTTAAATCCTCAGTGGACTGTGTCGAYCCGGCGGAGAAGGATCGGAACAGAGAGCTCTTCAAGACTTTAGTGAACAATGTCGCCTACGTCAAAGCGATCGACGGGACCCGGTTCGTYATTCTCAGAAAAACTCACCGGCATTTTCTCGGAGGGAGCCAAACGACTGAAGACGGTAATGATGRTAGAGATACAGATGTGTCAGGCGAGCAGGAGCAGGTTCCAGATGTGCAAGATGAAAAGACTGACAACCCAGAAGGGTTCGCTGCTGCTGGGGGRAACCCTGCATCTTTATCTCCCATAGAGCTGGCTCTGCAGAGGAGCAAATGTGAGGAGGTCAAGGTTAGAAGGATGATGAATTTTGATGTTAAAAGGAAGGAGAACGATGAAGTCAGGGCCCAGAGCAAACCTTATGGTCTTCCTCTGAGAATACCTRTTTCTACCAGGGTGGAGATCCCAAAACTGAGGGTGAGCCCAGAAGAACCTCCCTACAGTCAAAAAGCAGACACCCCCAAGACTAAGAGGAAGCCGTCCTCGGTGGAGAGTTGTTCGCCCCAGCTGAGGAGGGCAGCAAGGAGCTCCAAGGTGACGGAGGAACCCAAAGACTCGAGGATTTCCTCCATGTTCCCCCTGGAGCACACGGAGCACGAGTGGCTGGTGAAGTGTGCTGCGGGCCAGTGGACCCAAGTTCACGGCCTGCTGCTCGGTGACTGCCATCTTGCGCAGAAGAAGGACTTCATCTCAGGGTTCACCGTCCTGCACTGGGCAGCCAAGTGTGGGAACAGTAAAATACTCTCTGTGGTCATGGACATGGTCCGGGAGAGAAAGGTCAACATCGACATCAACGCAAAATCCCACGGGGGTTACACTCCTCTACACATAGCTGCCCAGCATGACCAGGAGTTCATCATGGCCATGCTGGTGGGAGAGTTCGGGGCCAACGTCAGGATCAGGGACAACTGTGGCAACAGGCCCTGCCACTACCTGCACAAGGGCATTTCTAAAAGYATCAAGGAGATGCTGACGRAGCCCAAAGCTCCGACCCAACCTCAGGCGACGGACCCTCTGTCCCAGAGAGAGGAGCAGGACGTGCTGCCAGACCTCTCCAGGGGTCTGCACTCCATTAGCCGTCTCTTCCCGCCAATGATGATCAGCCACAAAAAGAAACCCAGTCAGAGGTCCGGACTTTACTCTCTGAGCGAGGACAACAGTGAGGACCAAGACGCCTCTGGCTTCAGACACAGAGTGATGTCTAACGCTTCTGTGTGCTGATGAATGATGRAAAAATCACTTTATTCAATTTTTTAGcagcctgctgctgctaaaacaatgaaacacattGACAACTRCAGTTGTAATAAAGCAATCTATAGCCTATTATTGATATGAAATCAATAAATTTTGGCAATATCCTGAAAAATGGATGTCCTGTTCAAAAGATGACTGAATAAGAAACCTTTAAGGTGGTGTTTACAGACTCTKTACATTATTTTTGTGGATATTTTAGTCAGTTTTCAATCATTTCAGCTCCAGAATGAATTGTTGTTGCCGTTTGGAATCTACTTGCATGAGAAACATTTGCGAATCAAGACTTGACATGTTTCGCCTCTTGAATTGTTTAGTCWGAGATGAACAAACAGGGTGATTACAARAGGAGAGAATCAAAATGTGGGACTTATGTGTTAATCYAACTCTTTATCAgcaagaaaatgtattcataaatMAAAATGTCAGtgaaatgcatgaaaatattCACTCCctctgtaacaaaaaaatacataattataaTGTYTAAGATATTCCAAGTCACTGAGTTGAAGTATTTTGATGTAAAGTATATTAAATCTGGCTAAAAGCTTTAAAGCGGGTCATTTATTAAAAGCTGTCCAGGTTTTCCTCAAATCTGTTCTGCGTCTCGGTGCCAAGATTTGTCTGAAATATTGCTCTGCTTGTTGGGACAGCCGTGATTCAGGCTGATAAGCAGCTGCTTTATGTGTTCATGCTGCAGAGCTAACTG
The DNA window shown above is from Poecilia reticulata strain Guanapo linkage group LG14, Guppy_female_1.0+MT, whole genome shotgun sequence and carries:
- the sowahaa gene encoding ankyrin repeat domain-containing protein SOWAHA: MDLTKESIISLLEAEGGKVKKSDLEALFKSSVDCVDPAEKDRNRELFKTLVNNVAYVKAIDGTRFVILRKTHRHFLGGSQTTEDGNDXRDTDVSGEQEQVPDVQDEKTDNPEGFAAAGGNPASLSPIELALQRSKCEEVKVRRMMNFDVKRKENDEVRAQSKPYGLPLRIPXSTRVEIPKLRVSPEEPPYSQKADTPKTKRKPSSVESCSPQLRRAARSSKVTEEPKDSRISSMFPLEHTEHEWLVKCAAGQWTQVHGLLLGDCHLAQKKDFISGFTVLHWAAKCGNSKILSVVMDMVRERKVNIDINAKSHGGYTPLHIAAQHDQEFIMAMLVGEFGANVRIRDNCGNRPCHYLHKGISKSIKEMLTXPKAPTQPQATDPLSQREEQDVLPDLSRGLHSISRLFPPMMISHKKKPSQRSGLYSLSEDNSEDQDASGFRHRVMSNASVC